Proteins found in one Anopheles aquasalis chromosome 3, idAnoAquaMG_Q_19, whole genome shotgun sequence genomic segment:
- the LOC126576567 gene encoding uncharacterized protein LOC126576567 has product MCNRTLIAELLLVVALATSALAAASGGCSWRSSASSWFGGEICVLQKVYDDCQASGDFSECLKQKALSSISRAIDLDSIQLVDGVSLVKQQNASAGDDETEIPGLSDARSMDGLSETDKSLVQKIDKFLKSHTISFDLSEARGRGGKKNGSRYVIAALLTAMGIAGPIGLKTLGAIAFKALVISKVALTIASIMALKKIFKADHHEETSFQVHTGHDNRRATYFVRPVRANDPYRYYYEQPAV; this is encoded by the exons ATGTGCAACCGAACCCTGATCGCGGAGCTTCTGCTCGTGGTCGCTCTGGCGACTTCTGCCCTCGCTGCCGCTAGCGGTGGTTGCTCGTGGCgctccagcgccagcagctggTTCGGTGGCGAGATCTGCGTCCTGCAGAAGGTCTACGATGACTGCCAGGCGTCCGGTGATTTCAGCGAGTGCCTCAAGCAGAAGGCACTGTCCTCCATCTCCCGAGCGATCGACCTG gATTCCATCCAGCTGGTCGATGGAGTGTCGCTGGTGAAGCAGCAGAACGCGTCCGCTGGCGACGATGAGACGGAGATCCCCGGCCTGTCGGATGCCCGCTCGATGGACGGTCTCAGCGAGACGGACAAGTCGCTGGTGCAGAAGATCGACAAATTCCTCAAGAGCCACACCATCAGCTTCGATCTGTCCGAAGCGCGCGGCCGTGGTGGCAAGAAGAATGGCAGCCGGTACGTCATCGCCGCCCTCCTCACCGCCATGGGCATCGCCGGTCCGATCGGTCTGAAGACGCTCGGTGCGATCGCGTTCAAGGCGCTGGTCATCAGCAAGGTCGCCCTCACGATCGCCAGTATCATGGCACTGAAGAAGATCTTCAAGGCGGACCACCACGAGGAGACCAGCTTCCAGGTGCACACCGGGCACGACAATCGCCGTGCCACGTACTTTGTGCGCCCGGTCCGTGCCAACGATCCGTACCGGTACTACTACGAGCAGCCAGCGGTCTAA